From a single Pseudoalteromonas sp. Scap06 genomic region:
- a CDS encoding MarR family winged helix-turn-helix transcriptional regulator, translating to MKIDLTTFLPYQLTHLATQVSNDFSSIYKKEFDLTIPQWRIIANLAQLGQSTAKQLCTQADMDKSTVSRAVKTLIDEGLIYSELNKHDKRAAFLMLSDKGMALYEKITPQALQWEQALLSCLSDDEQRQLIAIFEKLKNKLQA from the coding sequence ATGAAAATAGATTTAACGACATTTTTACCCTATCAATTAACACACTTAGCAACACAGGTAAGTAATGATTTTTCAAGCATTTATAAAAAAGAGTTTGATTTAACTATTCCTCAGTGGCGAATAATTGCTAATTTAGCGCAATTAGGTCAAAGCACAGCAAAGCAGTTATGTACTCAAGCAGATATGGATAAGTCGACAGTATCAAGAGCGGTAAAAACGCTAATAGATGAAGGGCTTATTTATAGCGAGTTAAATAAGCATGATAAGCGCGCTGCATTTTTGATGTTAAGTGATAAGGGTATGGCTTTATACGAAAAAATAACGCCACAAGCATTGCAATGGGAGCAAGCATTATTAAGCTGCCTGTCGGATGATGAACAACGCCAGTTAATCGCTATTTTTGAAAAATTAAAAAATAAATTACAGGCATAA